AAAACTTGGAGCCGCAGCGGTTGGAGGAGCGAAAAAAATTTCCGAGAAATCTATTCAGTATTCAAATGAAAGAAATCAATTCGGCAGACCGATTTCGAAATACGGTGCTATCCGCTACAAACTTGCAGAGCAGGCAATCCGTGTTTATGCGGTGGAGTCAGCTGTTTACCGTGCTTCGCAAAACATAGAAGATGCCATCAACGCGCTCGTTGCTGGAGGAATGGAAAAAGGAAAAGCTGCGTTAAAAGGCGTGGAACAGTTTGCCCCCGAAGCAGCAATTCTGAAAGTTGCAGGCAGTGAGGTACTGGATTATGTGGCGGACGAAGGAGTACAGATTTACGGTGGCATGGGTTACTCGGCTGATGCACCAATGGAAAGAGCATACAGAGATTCGCGCATTAATAGGATTTTCGAAGGAACAAATGAGATAAACAGAATGTTAATTGTAGATATGCTTTTGAAACGCGCTATGAAAGGAGAATTGGATTTGATGGGACCAGCGATGAAAATTGCGGGAGAGTTAATGAGCATTCCTGATTTTGGAGGAGAAGACACAGCATTGTTTTCAGCGGAGAAAAAATATCTGAAGAATTTCAAGAAAGCAGTTTTGATGGTGGCCGGAAGTGCAGCACAGAAACTGATGATGGAACTCGCAAAAGAACAGGAAGTGTTGATGAACATTGCCGATATGCTGATTGACTTGTATGTGTCGGAATCGGTTCAATTACGTGTGGAAAAACTTGTTTCCATGCATGGCGAAGAAAGCTGCAAAGAGAAAATTGAAATCATGCGTGTTTACATTAACGATGCGGCAGACAGAATCAATAAGAATGGAAAAGAAGCTATCAATTCATTCTCTTCAGGCGATGAACAACGCATGATGCTGATGGGCTTGAAACGCTTCACGAAGACCGAACCATTCAACGCGAAAGAGGCGAGAAGAGTGGTTGCGGCAAAATTGATTTCAGAGAATAAATATTGCTTTTGATATAGAGAATTCCAGTGAAGAAAAAATATGATTTTTTTTCTAAGTTCCTTAAACAAGGAAAAAATATTGGCGCAATAACTCCCAGTTCCAAATTTCTTGTGAAGAAGATGGTAGAACCTGTTGATTTCAACAGGGCAAAAATCATTGTTGAGTTTGGACCTGGAACGGGAGTAATCACATTCGAGATTCTGAAAAAAATGAATCAACATGCGAAATTATATGTCTTTGAAATTAATGAAGAGTTTGTGGAAAAGTTAAAAACTGTTCCGGATGAGAGGATGGAAGTTATTGATGACAATGCTGAAAATCTGGAAGCGCATATTAAAGAAAGGGGAATCAGTAAGGCAGATTATGTCATTTCTTCCATTCCGCTTGCAATGATTCCGAAGAAAACCGAATATGCTATTCTCAATTCAGTAAAAAATATTTTGAATCCCCATGGGGCATTCATTCAATTTCAGTACTCCTTTGCGTCATTAAAGAAGTTGAAAGAAGTTTTTGATGACGTGAAGATTGATTTTGCTTCCATGAATGTTCCTCCTGCCTGGGTTTTCACTTGCAGGATAAAAGAAAACGCTCATGGCGCATAGATGTCAGGCAGTTGCTTGAACTT
This window of the Bacteroidota bacterium genome carries:
- a CDS encoding methyltransferase domain-containing protein → MKKKYDFFSKFLKQGKNIGAITPSSKFLVKKMVEPVDFNRAKIIVEFGPGTGVITFEILKKMNQHAKLYVFEINEEFVEKLKTVPDERMEVIDDNAENLEAHIKERGISKADYVISSIPLAMIPKKTEYAILNSVKNILNPHGAFIQFQYSFASLKKLKEVFDDVKIDFASMNVPPAWVFTCRIKENAHGA
- a CDS encoding acyl-CoA dehydrogenase family protein, coding for METVAKKTALKGGEFLIKETEANDIFIPEQWNEEQLMIAQSCTDFLAQEVWPILDRIDSQEEGLTVKLMDKAAALGLLGLNVPEEYGGFEKDFVTGMLATEILGQGHSFAVSISAHTGIGTLPILYYGNETQKKKYMPKLASGEWKACYCLTEPGSGSDANSGKTKAVLSKDGKHYLLNGQKMWITNGGFADVFIVFAKIDSDENLSAFIVEKSFGGISLNPEEHKMGIKGSSTRQIFFNDCKVPVENLLSERQNGFKIAVNILNIGRVKLGAAAVGGAKKISEKSIQYSNERNQFGRPISKYGAIRYKLAEQAIRVYAVESAVYRASQNIEDAINALVAGGMEKGKAALKGVEQFAPEAAILKVAGSEVLDYVADEGVQIYGGMGYSADAPMERAYRDSRINRIFEGTNEINRMLIVDMLLKRAMKGELDLMGPAMKIAGELMSIPDFGGEDTALFSAEKKYLKNFKKAVLMVAGSAAQKLMMELAKEQEVLMNIADMLIDLYVSESVQLRVEKLVSMHGEESCKEKIEIMRVYINDAADRINKNGKEAINSFSSGDEQRMMLMGLKRFTKTEPFNAKEARRVVAAKLISENKYCF